The Oncorhynchus masou masou isolate Uvic2021 chromosome 31, UVic_Omas_1.1, whole genome shotgun sequence genome includes a region encoding these proteins:
- the LOC135525191 gene encoding noggin-2-like, translating into MAFSKTLLVYVLVSIHLGDSQHYLRLRPSPSEHLPVPVLKEDPDPEYDPREQDLAERTLRKKLGSNFDPNFMSISSPMLVNLSVQDTQMKLQGPMPNEIKKLDISESPYGKRVKLGKKARRKFLQWLWTYTHCPVVYTWKDLGVRFWPRYIKEGNCFNERSCSFPEGMFCKPTKSITKTFLRWYCQGFLRQKYCTWIPVQYPIISECKCSC; encoded by the coding sequence ATGGCCTTCTCAAAGACGCTACTAGTTTATGTACTGGTATCCATTCACCTTGGAGATTCGCAACATTATCTACGCCTGCGCCCCTCGCCCAGCGAGCATCTTCCCGTGCCAGTCCTCAAGGAGGACCCCGACCCGGAATACGACCCCCGGGAACAGGACTTGGCCGAGAGGACTCTGCGGAAAAAGCTTGGCAGCAACTTTGATCCCAACTTTATGTCCATCAGCTCGCCCATGCTGGTGAATCTCTCCGTACAAGACACCCAGATGAAACTGCAAGGACCCATGCCAAACGAGATTAAAAAACTGGATATCTCAGAGTCCCCCTACGGGAAGCGGGTAAAATTGGGAAAGAAAGCCCGCAGGAAATTTCTGCAGTGGTTGTGGACGTATACGCACTGTCCGGTGGTGTATACCTGGAAGGATTTGGGCGTGAGGTTCTGGCCACGCTACATCAAGGAGGGAAACTGCTTCAATGAGCGATCTTGTTCCTTCCCCGAGGGGATGTTTTGCAAACCTACCAAGTCAATCACCAAGACTTTTCTCCGGTGGTATTGTCAAGGGTTTTTAAGACAGAAATATTGTACGTGGATACCGGTGCAATACCCAATCATCTCAGAGTGTAAGTGCTCTTGCTGA